Part of the Lichenicola cladoniae genome is shown below.
CGGTCGCGCTGATCAAGCACGAGCAGATCACCACCACCCTGCCCAAGGCGAAGGAACTTCGTCCGGTTGCCGAGAAGCTCATCACGCTCGGCAAGCGCGGCAATCTGCATGCGCGTCGTCAGGCCTATGCGCAGCTTCGTGACGACGTCATCGTCACCAAGCTGTTTGGCGTGATCGCCGAGCGCTACAAGGGCCGCCAGGGCGGATACACCCGCGTCCTGAAGGCTGGCATGCGTCACGGCGATGCTGCCGATATGGCGGTGATCGAGCTGGTCGAGCG
Proteins encoded:
- the rplQ gene encoding 50S ribosomal protein L17 — translated: MRHGVAGRKLGVTSSHRLAMFRNMAVALIKHEQITTTLPKAKELRPVAEKLITLGKRGNLHARRQAYAQLRDDVIVTKLFGVIAERYKGRQGGYTRVLKAGMRHGDAADMAVIELVERDVAAKGLDSGPKPELVESENDFA